In a genomic window of candidate division WOR-3 bacterium:
- a CDS encoding ribose-phosphate pyrophosphokinase, producing MKILNGNSNVTLAHRVCDYLKTDLTRSKVDRYPDGEVRVRILESIRGDDVFILQSTFPPAENIVELLLLIDAAKRASARRTTAIMPYFGYSRQDKKDEPRVPISAKLISDIISKAGADRIVTLDLHTEQLSGFFNIPFDHLYSSYIAVKYFSDLNISDLAVLSPNLGRIAKARFFANQLGDLPLSVIDKRGKTPLRHKLNLIGDVKGKNVLIVDDIIDTGTTIENAVKTALENGAKKIYVFCVHPLLSQNAMEKLENLPIEQFVYTDTIPVTQDKTRSFFKEVSVSSIIGEAILRIHEEASLSSLFS from the coding sequence ATGAAAATACTTAACGGAAACAGCAATGTCACGCTTGCACATCGTGTTTGCGACTACCTTAAAACAGATCTGACAAGGTCTAAAGTTGACAGGTATCCAGACGGTGAAGTCAGGGTGAGGATTTTGGAAAGCATAAGAGGAGACGATGTATTCATACTACAATCGACATTTCCGCCGGCGGAAAACATCGTTGAACTGCTTTTGCTCATAGACGCCGCTAAAAGAGCTTCCGCGAGAAGGACGACGGCGATAATGCCATATTTCGGCTATTCCCGACAGGATAAGAAGGATGAACCGAGGGTTCCCATATCAGCTAAGCTGATATCTGATATCATATCCAAAGCAGGAGCTGACAGAATAGTCACACTCGACCTTCACACCGAACAACTCTCGGGTTTTTTCAACATCCCTTTCGACCATCTCTACAGTTCCTACATCGCAGTGAAATACTTTTCGGATTTGAATATTTCAGACCTCGCTGTTTTGTCTCCAAACCTGGGGAGGATAGCGAAGGCGAGATTTTTCGCCAACCAGCTCGGGGACTTGCCTCTTTCTGTAATAGACAAAAGGGGTAAAACTCCTTTGAGGCACAAATTGAACCTCATTGGGGACGTCAAGGGGAAAAATGTCTTGATAGTCGATGATATTATCGATACTGGAACCACAATCGAGAACGCCGTTAAAACCGCACTTGAGAATGGTGCAAAGAAAATATACGTGTTTTGCGTTCATCCCCTGCTTTCGCAAAACGCTATGGAGAAACTGGAAAACTTGCCTATAGAGCAATTCGTATATACGGACACGATTCCGGTCACCCAAGATAAAACCAGAAGTTTTTTCAAGGAAGTTTCCGTATCTTCGATTATTGGTGAGGCTATTCTGAGAATCCACGAAGAGGCTTCGTTAAGTTCACTTTTCTCATAA